The Paenibacillus sophorae genome has a segment encoding these proteins:
- a CDS encoding sulfate ABC transporter substrate-binding protein, producing MRKGLKKGLLTGFALLLTAGLTACGNNSGAESGSSASTEPAAAGSAAPSAAASPAQSKEPVELLNVSYDPTRELYENYNKAFSAYWEKETGQKVTIKQSHGGSGKQSRAVLDGLEADVVTLALGYDIDALQTAGLINEGWQSKYEHNSSPYTSTIVFLVRKGNPKGIKDWPDLLKDGVEVITPNPKTSGGARWNYLAAWGYALDHNNNDEAKAQEFLKNLFTHVPVLDTGARGATTTFVERGIGDVLLAWENEAYLSVNELGKDKFDIVYPSESILAEPPVAVVDKVVDKKGTREVADAYLKYLYSEEGQKIAAENYYRPTLDSVKEEYKSKFPDIKLFTLADKFGTWQETQQKHFNDGGVFDQIYVPGK from the coding sequence ATGAGAAAAGGGTTAAAAAAGGGATTATTGACGGGGTTTGCGCTGCTGCTGACGGCGGGCCTTACGGCTTGCGGAAATAATAGCGGCGCGGAGAGCGGATCTTCTGCTTCGACGGAGCCTGCGGCTGCAGGCAGCGCAGCGCCATCGGCAGCGGCGTCGCCCGCACAATCGAAGGAGCCGGTGGAACTGCTGAACGTCTCCTATGATCCTACCCGTGAATTGTATGAGAACTATAATAAAGCCTTCTCCGCTTATTGGGAGAAAGAGACCGGACAGAAAGTGACAATTAAACAGTCACATGGTGGTTCCGGCAAACAAAGCCGCGCTGTCCTCGATGGTCTGGAAGCGGATGTTGTGACGCTGGCGCTTGGCTACGATATCGACGCTTTGCAAACGGCAGGCCTGATTAATGAAGGCTGGCAGAGCAAATATGAGCATAACAGTTCCCCTTACACCTCGACCATCGTGTTTCTGGTTCGCAAGGGAAATCCGAAAGGCATCAAGGATTGGCCGGATCTGCTGAAGGACGGCGTAGAGGTTATCACTCCGAATCCGAAGACATCGGGCGGCGCCCGCTGGAATTACCTGGCAGCTTGGGGTTATGCGCTGGATCATAACAATAATGACGAGGCCAAGGCTCAGGAATTCCTCAAGAATCTGTTTACGCATGTGCCTGTGCTTGATACCGGGGCGCGCGGCGCGACCACAACCTTTGTGGAACGCGGAATCGGCGATGTGCTGCTTGCTTGGGAGAACGAGGCTTATCTGTCCGTAAACGAGCTGGGCAAGGATAAATTCGATATTGTGTATCCTTCGGAGAGCATTCTGGCTGAGCCTCCGGTGGCTGTGGTTGATAAAGTGGTTGATAAGAAGGGAACCCGCGAGGTTGCGGATGCTTACCTGAAATATCTGTACAGCGAAGAGGGTCAAAAGATCGCTGCGGAGAACTACTACCGTCCGACGCTTGACAGCGTTAAGGAAGAGTACAAGTCCAAGTTCCCGGATATCAAGCTCTTCACGCTAGCTGATAAATTTGGAACGTGGCAAGAGACGCAGCAGAAGCATTTTAACGACGGCGGTGTCTTTGACCAGATCTATGTGCCGGGTAAATAA
- the cysT gene encoding sulfate ABC transporter permease subunit CysT: MSVSAKATRRGVLPGFGLTMGYSILYLSLVVLIPLAALLFNSTGLTFAKFWSVATDPRVLASYRVSLTTAAAAALVDGLLGLLLAWVLVRYRFPGKRIFDALIDLPFALPTAVAGVSLTALYSGNGWIGSLLEPLGIKVAFTPLGITLALMFIGIPFVVRTVQPVLEDLERDTEEAAATLGAGRWRIFRKVLLPELIPPLLTGFALAFARGIGEYGSVVFISGNMPMRTEIAPLLIMSKLEQYDYAGATAVALLLLLISFLMLLVINMLQRWTHKASR, translated from the coding sequence ATGAGTGTCAGTGCTAAGGCGACGCGGCGGGGGGTGCTGCCGGGATTCGGTCTGACCATGGGGTACAGCATTTTATACTTGAGTCTTGTAGTGCTTATTCCGCTGGCTGCGCTGCTGTTCAATTCAACGGGACTGACCTTTGCGAAGTTTTGGTCGGTGGCTACGGACCCCCGGGTTCTGGCCTCATACCGGGTCAGTCTAACCACGGCGGCGGCGGCCGCATTGGTAGACGGTCTGCTTGGACTGCTGCTGGCATGGGTGCTGGTGCGCTACAGATTCCCGGGAAAAAGGATCTTCGACGCCCTGATCGACCTGCCGTTCGCGCTGCCGACGGCAGTGGCAGGCGTGTCGCTGACGGCGCTGTATTCCGGCAATGGCTGGATCGGCTCTCTGCTTGAGCCGCTCGGCATCAAAGTGGCGTTTACGCCGCTGGGCATTACCTTGGCGCTGATGTTCATCGGTATTCCTTTTGTCGTACGTACCGTTCAACCGGTGCTGGAGGATTTGGAGCGGGATACAGAGGAAGCGGCCGCTACGCTTGGGGCCGGACGCTGGCGCATCTTCCGCAAGGTGTTGCTGCCGGAACTGATTCCGCCCCTGCTCACCGGCTTTGCCCTGGCCTTTGCCCGGGGAATTGGCGAATACGGCTCGGTCGTGTTCATCTCGGGCAACATGCCCATGCGGACGGAGATCGCTCCGCTACTCATTATGTCCAAGCTGGAACAGTACGATTATGCCGGAGCAACGGCAGTGGCGCTGCTGCTTCTCCTTATCTCCTTCCTGATGCTTCTTGTGATCAATATGCTTCAGCGCTGGACCCACAAGGCGTCACGCTAA
- the cysW gene encoding sulfate ABC transporter permease subunit CysW, with product MAGTVPLRAGRSQTAASSAAVNESSAVKWLLVGAAGLVLLWLIVLPLSIVLTEALKQGWNVYWAALKDPDAASALRMTLLVAGISVPLNTLFGVVAAWAIAKFKFRGKGMLITLIDLPFAVSPVIGGLVYVLVFGAHGWFGPWLDAHDIKIVFAVPGIVLATMFVTFPFVARELIPLMEDQGTQEEEAALTLGAKGLQIFFRVTLPNIKWGLLYGIILCNARAMGEFGAVSVVSGHIRGETNTLPLHVEILYNEYQFSASFAVASLLLLLALVTMLIKSWLQRKTSH from the coding sequence ATGGCTGGAACTGTCCCACTTCGCGCCGGACGGTCGCAGACGGCCGCATCTTCGGCGGCCGTGAACGAATCGTCCGCGGTCAAATGGCTGCTGGTCGGAGCTGCCGGGCTGGTGCTGCTCTGGCTGATTGTGCTCCCGTTGAGCATTGTGCTGACCGAGGCGCTTAAGCAGGGCTGGAATGTATACTGGGCCGCGCTGAAAGATCCGGACGCCGCTTCCGCACTGCGGATGACCCTTTTGGTAGCGGGCATTAGCGTGCCGCTGAATACGTTGTTCGGCGTAGTGGCCGCCTGGGCCATAGCGAAGTTCAAGTTTCGTGGCAAGGGAATGCTTATTACGCTAATTGATCTTCCCTTTGCCGTCTCGCCGGTTATCGGCGGTCTCGTGTATGTTCTGGTCTTCGGTGCACACGGTTGGTTTGGTCCGTGGCTTGATGCGCATGATATCAAAATCGTGTTTGCCGTTCCCGGAATCGTACTCGCCACGATGTTCGTAACGTTTCCATTTGTGGCTCGTGAATTGATCCCGCTGATGGAGGATCAGGGAACGCAGGAGGAGGAAGCGGCGCTTACGCTAGGTGCAAAGGGCTTGCAGATCTTTTTCCGCGTAACGCTTCCCAATATTAAATGGGGCTTGCTGTACGGCATTATTCTGTGTAACGCGCGGGCGATGGGCGAGTTCGGCGCAGTCTCGGTTGTCTCGGGCCACATTCGCGGGGAGACCAACACGCTCCCGCTGCATGTGGAGATTCTCTACAACGAGTATCAGTTCTCCGCTTCCTTCGCGGTTGCATCCCTGCTTCTGCTGCTGGCGCTCGTGACCATGCTGATTAAAAGTTGGCTGCAGCGTAAAACTAGTCATTGA
- a CDS encoding YezD family protein codes for MAKPLKVDEIWLERIAGLLDNMEFGSLHIVVHEGQIVQMERTERKRFENATRHSGEAVSRRPDSRAAGR; via the coding sequence TTGGCTAAACCGCTGAAGGTGGATGAAATTTGGCTGGAGAGGATTGCGGGACTTCTGGACAATATGGAATTCGGCTCATTGCATATCGTGGTGCATGAAGGCCAGATCGTGCAAATGGAGCGGACGGAACGCAAGCGGTTCGAGAACGCCACACGGCACAGCGGAGAAGCCGTAAGCCGGCGTCCCGATTCCCGTGCTGCGGGACGGTGA
- a CDS encoding DUF421 domain-containing protein gives MDYEFITIKLVTGFIGLWIMTRLLGKKEISQLTPFDFVSAMMLSEIVGNTIYQEDTRYFELIYGLLLWGALSYVFEKVTQHAKRMRAPLEGSTSILICNGKIDMKEMKRNRLDFGQLRMMLRQKDVFALEEVAYAIFENNGSLSVMKKPDYETPSKKDLGMPHEEPFFAYSLVEEGDILENNLKKIGKDKEWLESGLRDKGCRDIKSLAFVEWSKDKGFFVMEG, from the coding sequence ATGGACTATGAATTCATTACGATCAAGCTGGTCACCGGTTTCATCGGCTTATGGATCATGACGCGGCTGCTCGGGAAAAAGGAGATTTCCCAGTTGACTCCCTTCGATTTTGTCTCCGCGATGATGCTGAGTGAAATTGTGGGCAATACGATTTATCAGGAGGACACCCGTTACTTTGAGCTTATCTACGGACTGCTGCTGTGGGGCGCATTATCCTATGTATTCGAAAAAGTGACGCAGCACGCCAAACGGATGCGCGCCCCGCTCGAAGGCTCAACCTCCATCCTGATCTGCAACGGCAAAATTGATATGAAGGAAATGAAGCGTAACCGCCTCGACTTCGGACAGCTGCGGATGATGCTGCGACAGAAGGATGTTTTTGCCCTGGAAGAAGTGGCGTATGCTATATTTGAGAACAACGGGTCGCTCAGCGTCATGAAGAAGCCGGATTACGAAACGCCGTCCAAGAAAGACCTTGGGATGCCGCATGAGGAGCCTTTTTTTGCCTACTCGCTCGTAGAGGAAGGGGACATTCTGGAGAACAATCTGAAGAAGATCGGCAAGGACAAGGAATGGCTGGAAAGCGGGCTGCGGGATAAAGGCTGCCGGGATATTAAATCGCTGGCTTTTGTGGAATGGAGCAAGGACAAGGGCTTTTTTGTCATGGAGGGCTAA
- a CDS encoding NAD(P)-dependent oxidoreductase: MKMVLFGTSGTIGRAILEEALKRGHEVTAPVQQPEALEIQHGGLLTLPADLLRPEEVAQAAKGHEAVISAYEPEFGAEGELLEVARSLVEGLKTAGVNRLIIVGGSGSLKTDSGDRLMDTPEFPEEVKPLAAAHADAYEIYVHSGLDYTYASPAAIISPGRRTGQFRIGLDRLVVDEDGRSEISVEDYAAAVIDELEEGHFIKARFTVGY; this comes from the coding sequence ATGAAAATGGTGCTGTTCGGCACATCGGGAACGATAGGGCGCGCAATTCTGGAAGAAGCGCTGAAGCGGGGGCATGAAGTGACGGCCCCGGTTCAGCAGCCGGAGGCGCTGGAGATCCAGCATGGAGGTCTGCTTACGCTGCCTGCCGACCTGCTGAGACCGGAAGAGGTGGCCCAGGCCGCCAAAGGCCACGAGGCCGTGATCAGCGCTTATGAGCCTGAGTTCGGTGCAGAGGGCGAACTGCTTGAAGTCGCCCGTTCGCTGGTTGAAGGGCTAAAGACTGCCGGGGTGAACCGGCTGATTATAGTCGGCGGATCGGGAAGCCTGAAGACGGACTCGGGCGACCGGTTGATGGATACACCGGAGTTCCCGGAGGAGGTAAAGCCGCTTGCGGCGGCTCATGCCGATGCCTATGAAATCTATGTGCACTCCGGCCTGGATTATACATATGCCAGCCCTGCAGCCATCATCTCGCCGGGGCGGCGTACAGGACAGTTCCGTATTGGACTGGACCGGCTCGTTGTAGACGAGGACGGAAGAAGCGAGATCAGTGTGGAGGATTACGCTGCGGCGGTGATCGATGAACTGGAGGAAGGCCATTTCATCAAGGCGCGGTTCACGGTGGGATATTGA
- a CDS encoding NAD(P)H-hydrate dehydratase, with the protein MHLVTAEEMRRLDRITIERLGIPAVALMENAGRAVAEEIIALCRRRGEGSTPLAAQALRDSAALRNAGAWAAHAPVAAPGFGTARNTAAGPALRGGNPGGALAAAPKLLISGDAALMAEHAEDEHWLVLVGKGNNGGDGLVAARYLSEAGIAVSLLYAVPPESLTGEAALQRDAAAAMGLPAAVHGGGRPDFAGYSGILDALLGTGAAGAPRGAYAELIAAANGSGKPVVSADIPSGLHADTGEMHEPCIQASLTVCLAFLKRGLLQYPGSGAAGRIVVRSIGIPAGLAREEGLSVYWLTPDVLEGVLDIDVSRRRVPDGHKGTYGHVLLAAGSLRMSGAGLIAARASLRAGCGLATWAVPGKLLPLLAGAAPELMLADAGGEADGTWNAAAAEEVLNLADKKDVLAVGPGIGRFEEDKEWLKRIWEGADCPLVVDADALNILAECDYGIWQGRREAVILTPHPGEMARLAGVSTKEVQRDRIGLALNYAREHGVVLVLKGAHTVIASPDGRIFVNTTGHPGMATGGAGDCLTGIIAGLLAQGLDGVQAAAFGVYLHGLAGERAALLRDDPASVIASDIIEAL; encoded by the coding sequence ATGCATTTGGTTACAGCGGAAGAAATGCGGCGGCTGGACCGCATCACGATTGAACGGCTGGGCATTCCGGCGGTTGCCCTGATGGAAAATGCCGGGCGTGCTGTCGCGGAGGAGATTATTGCCCTGTGCCGGCGGCGCGGAGAGGGCAGCACGCCGCTGGCAGCCCAGGCGCTGCGGGACAGTGCCGCGCTGCGCAATGCCGGAGCGTGGGCGGCCCACGCTCCCGTGGCCGCGCCGGGATTCGGCACGGCGCGGAACACCGCCGCGGGGCCAGCGCTCCGCGGCGGCAACCCCGGCGGCGCGCTGGCGGCCGCGCCGAAGCTTCTCATCAGCGGGGACGCCGCGCTGATGGCGGAGCATGCCGAAGACGAGCACTGGCTCGTGCTCGTCGGCAAGGGCAACAACGGCGGCGACGGTCTGGTCGCCGCCCGGTACTTAAGCGAGGCGGGCATCGCCGTCTCGCTGCTGTACGCGGTCCCGCCGGAGTCGCTGACCGGCGAGGCTGCCCTGCAGCGCGATGCCGCTGCGGCAATGGGTCTGCCTGCCGCCGTGCATGGCGGCGGCAGGCCCGACTTTGCCGGGTACAGCGGCATCCTGGATGCGCTGCTGGGCACGGGCGCAGCGGGCGCGCCGCGCGGCGCCTACGCGGAGCTGATTGCCGCGGCGAACGGCAGCGGCAAGCCGGTCGTGTCCGCTGACATTCCAAGCGGACTGCATGCGGACACGGGCGAGATGCATGAGCCGTGCATTCAGGCGTCGCTTACGGTCTGCCTCGCCTTCCTCAAGCGCGGCCTGCTCCAGTATCCCGGTTCGGGCGCTGCGGGCCGCATCGTTGTCCGGTCCATCGGCATTCCGGCGGGACTTGCCCGAGAAGAGGGCTTGTCCGTCTATTGGCTTACGCCCGATGTGCTGGAAGGCGTGCTGGACATCGATGTCTCGCGCCGGCGCGTGCCTGACGGGCATAAAGGCACCTACGGCCATGTGCTGTTGGCCGCCGGGTCCTTGCGCATGAGCGGGGCCGGCCTGATCGCCGCCCGCGCCTCGCTGCGTGCGGGCTGCGGGCTTGCGACCTGGGCGGTGCCGGGCAAGCTGCTGCCTCTTCTTGCAGGCGCGGCTCCGGAGCTGATGCTGGCGGACGCCGGCGGTGAAGCGGACGGAACCTGGAATGCTGCGGCGGCGGAAGAGGTGCTGAATCTCGCCGATAAGAAGGACGTGCTGGCCGTCGGCCCGGGAATCGGGCGGTTCGAAGAGGACAAGGAATGGCTCAAAAGAATTTGGGAAGGCGCGGACTGTCCGCTTGTCGTGGACGCGGACGCGCTGAACATTCTGGCGGAGTGTGATTACGGGATATGGCAGGGGCGCCGGGAGGCTGTGATTTTGACGCCGCATCCCGGCGAAATGGCCCGGCTGGCCGGTGTGAGCACGAAGGAAGTCCAGCGTGACCGGATCGGACTGGCGCTGAACTACGCCCGGGAGCACGGTGTGGTACTTGTGCTTAAAGGAGCGCATACGGTAATTGCCTCGCCGGATGGCCGCATTTTTGTCAACACGACCGGACATCCGGGGATGGCCACCGGCGGGGCGGGAGACTGCCTGACCGGCATCATCGCCGGTCTGCTGGCGCAGGGGCTGGACGGCGTTCAGGCTGCGGCGTTCGGAGTCTATTTGCATGGACTGGCAGGCGAACGGGCAGCTCTTCTCCGGGACGATCCGGCGTCGGTTATCGCTTCGGATATTATCGAGGCGCTCTGA
- a CDS encoding DUF4269 domain-containing protein, giving the protein MTAFDDWKDLSYLKNGSPVQREVHALLKDLKLMNALADWDPVLAGTVPLGLQVPGSDLDILCEVHDFGAFRDAVERCFGGAADYRCSSREVNGKPRIVARFTAGKWPVEIFGQPVPVRRQNGYIHMVVEARILGILGEGFRDRVRLLKADGIKTEPAFAQLLALEGDPYISLLQLERLDEPALEALCRKVWPKSGSA; this is encoded by the coding sequence ATGACGGCATTCGATGACTGGAAGGACCTTTCATATTTGAAAAATGGCTCGCCGGTTCAGCGGGAGGTACATGCCTTGCTCAAAGATTTAAAGCTGATGAATGCCCTTGCGGATTGGGACCCCGTTCTGGCCGGGACGGTCCCGCTGGGGCTGCAGGTGCCGGGCAGCGATCTCGATATTTTATGCGAAGTGCATGATTTCGGCGCATTTCGTGACGCGGTTGAACGATGCTTCGGCGGGGCGGCGGACTATCGGTGCTCCAGCCGGGAGGTTAACGGAAAGCCGCGCATCGTTGCGCGTTTTACGGCAGGAAAGTGGCCTGTGGAAATTTTCGGGCAGCCGGTACCGGTAAGAAGGCAGAACGGCTATATCCATATGGTCGTGGAGGCCCGGATTCTGGGGATATTGGGCGAGGGCTTTCGGGATCGGGTGCGGCTGCTGAAAGCGGATGGAATCAAGACGGAGCCCGCCTTCGCACAGCTTCTGGCACTGGAAGGCGATCCTTATATATCGCTGCTTCAGCTTGAACGGCTGGATGAACCGGCGCTTGAGGCGTTGTGCCGGAAGGTCTGGCCTAAGTCGGGCAGTGCATAG
- a CDS encoding GNAT family N-acetyltransferase: MEMMIRKASNKDAPALAGLMEQLDGKSHSVRDIELRLDFIEMSPIEDLFVCESAASSADDEGPALLERETNVPVRKGAPALLGCLGFRLRENIEDLTRYGEISLLVTDKAARRQGVGKKLMAFAEQMAAGRGCKGTWLVSGTAREEAHRFYRELGYEITGYRFVKRGTEN; this comes from the coding sequence GTGGAAATGATGATCCGCAAGGCGTCGAACAAGGATGCTCCGGCCCTGGCCGGGCTGATGGAGCAGCTTGACGGCAAATCACATTCTGTGCGGGACATAGAGCTTCGCCTGGATTTTATTGAAATGAGTCCCATTGAGGATCTTTTTGTATGTGAAAGCGCAGCGTCATCGGCGGATGACGAAGGACCGGCCTTGCTCGAACGAGAAACGAATGTCCCTGTAAGGAAGGGGGCGCCGGCCCTGCTTGGCTGTCTGGGATTTCGGCTGAGAGAAAATATAGAGGACCTGACCCGTTACGGGGAAATTTCACTGCTGGTGACGGATAAGGCTGCAAGGAGGCAGGGCGTCGGTAAAAAGCTGATGGCGTTTGCGGAACAAATGGCGGCCGGGCGCGGCTGCAAGGGCACCTGGCTTGTCAGCGGAACCGCCCGGGAAGAGGCGCATCGTTTCTACCGGGAGCTGGGCTATGAGATAACGGGCTACCGCTTCGTAAAGCGGGGAACGGAGAACTGA
- a CDS encoding GNAT family N-acetyltransferase, with protein MMIYREMTKEDYDAAYGLWENTEGMGLSAADSRGEIVRFLERNRGLSHVCIATDGGLAGTALCGHDGRRGFLYHVAVDGQHRGKGIGRGLVTRCLDRLRAEGIAKCHLMVIGSNADGQQFWSGIGWELRDSILLYSHST; from the coding sequence ATGATGATTTATAGAGAGATGACGAAGGAAGATTACGATGCGGCCTATGGGCTGTGGGAGAATACCGAAGGCATGGGACTCAGCGCGGCGGATTCGCGGGGGGAGATTGTCCGCTTTCTGGAGCGCAACCGCGGTCTCAGCCATGTTTGTATCGCTACGGACGGAGGGCTTGCCGGAACGGCTCTGTGCGGCCATGATGGGCGTCGGGGCTTTTTGTACCATGTGGCCGTAGACGGCCAGCACCGGGGGAAAGGCATTGGACGCGGGCTGGTCACCCGCTGCCTTGATCGGCTGCGCGCGGAAGGCATCGCCAAATGCCACCTGATGGTCATTGGGAGCAATGCGGACGGACAGCAATTCTGGAGCGGAATCGGTTGGGAGCTCAGGGACAGCATTCTGCTGTACTCGCACAGCACCTGA
- the sdaAB gene encoding L-serine ammonia-lyase, iron-sulfur-dependent subunit beta, whose translation MRFKDVFSIIGPAMVGPSSSHTAGAARIGRAARQLLGEMPRKAEVIFFGSFAATYQGHGTDRAIAGGLLDFSTDDLRLPDSIEIAENSGMEISFRQGTGLFPHPNTVRLQLTGSGGELTLTGISIGGGNIEIIDINGFSVRLSGMYPTVLIHHMDYLGVLASVTDTMRRGQVNIGHMSLDRKNRSGAALTVLELDEALSPELLRVLEELPAVKSVKLIHLDESSKDENGEGRSL comes from the coding sequence ATGCGGTTTAAGGATGTATTTTCTATTATAGGGCCGGCGATGGTCGGGCCATCGAGTTCCCATACGGCGGGCGCGGCTCGCATTGGCCGGGCGGCCAGGCAGTTGCTGGGTGAAATGCCGCGAAAGGCCGAGGTTATCTTTTTCGGGTCATTTGCGGCTACGTATCAGGGACATGGTACGGACCGGGCGATTGCCGGAGGGCTGTTGGATTTTTCAACCGACGATCTGCGGCTGCCGGACTCCATCGAAATCGCTGAAAACAGCGGCATGGAAATTTCGTTCCGGCAGGGAACCGGATTATTCCCCCATCCCAATACGGTGCGGCTGCAGCTGACCGGAAGCGGCGGGGAGTTGACGCTTACAGGTATATCCATCGGCGGCGGGAATATCGAAATTATCGATATCAACGGCTTCAGCGTCAGACTGTCCGGAATGTATCCGACCGTTCTGATTCATCATATGGACTATCTCGGCGTGCTGGCAAGCGTAACCGATACGATGCGCCGGGGACAGGTGAACATCGGGCATATGTCTCTGGACCGCAAGAACCGCAGCGGAGCAGCGCTAACCGTGCTGGAGCTGGATGAAGCTCTGTCTCCGGAGCTGCTGCGGGTGCTTGAAGAACTGCCTGCGGTAAAATCGGTAAAGCTGATTCACCTGGACGAAAGCTCGAAGGACGAGAATGGAGAGGGGCGGAGCTTATGA
- the sdaAA gene encoding L-serine ammonia-lyase, iron-sulfur-dependent, subunit alpha translates to MNFQTLSRLAVLAEQRALSIGALMVEEQSAESGRSAEHEFAKMKEYYGVMREAVRRGMHEDTTSRSGLTGLDAQRVGAYNAADESCLGGPAGQAMAYALAVSEVNASMGRIIATPTAGSCGIIPGVFLSCQERFGWDDDYMTYGLFAAGAIGYVIANNSFVSGAEGGCQAEVGSAIGMAAGALTELRGGTPAQAVHAVGLALKNTLGLICDPVGGLVEIPCIVRNGFGAVTALAAADMALAGVRSVIPSDEVIKVMLEVGSSMPEIHRETAGGGLAQTPTGRKIMDDLRRK, encoded by the coding sequence ATGAATTTTCAAACGTTAAGCCGGCTCGCCGTTCTGGCGGAACAACGGGCTTTAAGCATTGGCGCTCTGATGGTGGAAGAGCAAAGCGCTGAATCTGGACGGTCTGCGGAACATGAATTTGCCAAAATGAAGGAATATTACGGGGTGATGAGGGAGGCTGTGCGGCGGGGGATGCATGAGGACACGACCTCGCGCAGCGGACTTACGGGACTCGACGCCCAGCGCGTCGGCGCCTATAACGCGGCGGACGAATCCTGCCTTGGCGGCCCGGCAGGGCAGGCGATGGCCTATGCGCTCGCCGTCTCGGAGGTGAACGCCTCGATGGGACGCATCATCGCCACTCCGACGGCCGGTTCCTGCGGCATTATTCCCGGCGTATTCCTAAGCTGCCAGGAACGATTCGGCTGGGACGACGATTACATGACGTACGGACTGTTTGCCGCTGGAGCCATTGGCTATGTCATCGCCAATAACTCCTTCGTCTCTGGTGCGGAAGGAGGCTGCCAGGCCGAGGTCGGCTCGGCGATCGGGATGGCGGCGGGAGCGCTCACCGAACTGCGCGGCGGTACTCCGGCTCAGGCGGTGCATGCCGTGGGCCTGGCGCTGAAGAATACGCTCGGGCTGATCTGTGACCCGGTCGGGGGACTGGTTGAAATCCCCTGCATCGTCCGCAACGGTTTCGGCGCTGTGACTGCGCTGGCTGCAGCGGATATGGCGCTGGCGGGAGTGCGCAGCGTCATTCCGTCCGACGAGGTCATTAAGGTTATGCTGGAGGTGGGCTCGTCCATGCCGGAGATTCACCGCGAGACCGCCGGCGGAGGGCTCGCCCAGACGCCGACCGGCCGCAAAATCATGGACGATTTGCGGCGCAAATAG
- a CDS encoding YwbE family protein, producing the protein MNGQSRSDIRPGLEVDIVLKQDQASGKLTRGTVKDILTNSPRHPHGIKVRLTSGQVGRVKHILGP; encoded by the coding sequence ATGAATGGACAGAGCAGATCGGATATCCGCCCGGGACTTGAGGTGGATATCGTGCTGAAACAGGACCAGGCCTCGGGCAAGCTGACCCGGGGTACGGTCAAGGATATTTTGACGAATTCGCCCCGTCATCCACACGGCATCAAGGTAAGGCTGACGAGCGGCCAGGTGGGCCGGGTCAAGCATATCTTGGGACCGTAG
- a CDS encoding HNH endonuclease signature motif containing protein, protein MSILLVDSHATKQCAYCLQYKPLSEFRRRTGKRSKSESRRGACRECRKRREAEAACKAALYEAAPPNSRAVPPGSSAAVPAAARSAAAPTVRAAEVPGRQAAPFPASGIAPAPAGTGRASLRRLAEAPARKASAPGSTPAQEPVTGAAAPSAAGEARPAGERKRKRSRHPASAERKLYVSAADGSAKPKPRPRAAEQTASLERQRGPKPASDDVSALVPSKRGMILMRGHSDKGRRWHQEIELDLAVTLVREQAAVVVNRRTIRRLYSNKDFRRYILTRDNYTCHFCGLYGDTIDHLLPRAKGGHTTPMNCVCACNLCNQAKADQYADEFMGK, encoded by the coding sequence ATGTCTATACTATTAGTTGATTCGCATGCAACCAAACAATGCGCTTATTGTCTTCAGTATAAACCGCTATCGGAATTCCGCAGACGCACCGGCAAGCGCTCCAAGTCGGAGTCGCGCCGCGGCGCCTGCCGGGAATGCCGGAAACGCCGCGAAGCCGAAGCGGCCTGTAAAGCAGCGCTTTATGAGGCAGCGCCGCCCAATTCCCGAGCTGTGCCGCCAGGATCCAGCGCGGCGGTGCCAGCGGCGGCCCGCTCGGCTGCAGCGCCGACAGTCCGGGCCGCCGAAGTGCCTGGCCGCCAAGCAGCGCCGTTTCCGGCGAGCGGCATCGCCCCGGCGCCTGCCGGAACCGGCAGGGCCAGCCTGCGCCGCCTGGCGGAAGCGCCTGCGCGGAAGGCGTCCGCGCCGGGCAGTACGCCCGCGCAGGAGCCTGTGACGGGCGCTGCCGCGCCAAGCGCCGCCGGGGAGGCGCGTCCGGCCGGCGAACGCAAGCGCAAGCGTTCCCGGCACCCGGCCTCTGCCGAGCGGAAGCTGTATGTCTCCGCCGCTGATGGCTCTGCCAAACCCAAGCCCCGCCCTCGTGCGGCCGAGCAGACAGCGTCCCTGGAGCGCCAGCGCGGGCCAAAGCCCGCTTCGGATGATGTCTCTGCGCTCGTCCCCTCCAAGCGGGGGATGATTCTGATGCGGGGACACAGCGACAAGGGACGGCGCTGGCATCAGGAGATCGAGCTGGATCTCGCCGTCACGCTGGTGCGGGAGCAGGCCGCCGTGGTGGTCAACAGGCGGACGATCCGCCGGCTGTACAGCAACAAGGACTTCCGCCGATATATTTTGACCCGGGACAACTATACATGCCATTTCTGCGGCTTGTATGGGGATACGATCGACCACCTGCTGCCCCGCGCCAAAGGCGGACATACAACGCCGATGAACTGCGTCTGCGCCTGCAATCTGTGCAACCAGGCCAAAGCGGACCAGTACGCGGATGAATTTATGGGCAAATAA